TCCCTATGACATGTTTGCTTCTCGAGAAGCCGGAAGCCTGCTGATCGAGATCGCGGGTACGAATGACAGCATCCGCATTTTCTATCAGTATGCGATCGAAAACGGGTTGTCGGCGGGCATAGACCGCTTCGAGTTTGATGACGGAACCGTACTGACCCGCGAGCAATTTGATCTCCTGGTCGGCTCCAATCCTATTCTTCAGGGGACAGATGGTAACGATGATCTTACCGGAACATCCATCGATGAGCGGATCATCGGCGGCAAAGGCAATGACCGTCTTTACGGCAATGACGGGGATGATATCTACGTCTGGAACCTTGGTGATGGCAACGATAGGATTTCGGAAGACGGAATCTGGAGCATCGATATTCTGGAGTTCGGGGCCGGGATTGGGACAGAAGACGTTAGGTTGCATCACGATGGATTTTCGATTTATGCCGAGATACTGCCCACTGGAGAAACAATCCAGATTTACGGTGGTGTACTGATAGATGTCTCGGATACGTGGGAATTCGAGCGCCCGATTGACGAGATACAATTTGCCGACGGGGCAAGTTGGACCATCGATGAGATACTTGAGATATTTACAACGGGGACGTCAGGGGACGACCACCTGATTGGTTATGATCCATATGAGGACGTGCTGGATGGCGGGGCCGGCAATGATCGACTCGAGGGTAATGGCGGAGCTGACACTTATGTTTTCGGTCGCGGTTATGGCACCGATACCATCTATGACAGTGGAAGCAGATATGCCTTCTACAACGAAGATAATGATTTCGATGTCATACGTTTCCGATCTGACATAGCTATCGAGGATCTTCAGCTCTCCAACGATCTTGCCGCGAATGATTGGGGTGATCTCGTCCCCTCACTCGTTATTTCAATCGCCGGAACGACTGATAAACTGATTCTGGTCGAAACAGGCGACTTCATCGAGCTCCTGTATTTCGAGGCCAACAATACCCAAATTTCCGCATCAGTTTTGCGAGATATCTATTATGCGCAGAACCTGACTAGTGGAAATGACTATGTGGTCGGCTTCGGGGAGACGTGATAAATACTGGTGCTGGCAATGACACCCTAATTGGTCGAGATGGTGATGTCTTGATCGGGGGCACTGGCAGTGACACTTACGAATATCACTACGAAAATACATTCTATTTGGCGATCTATGATGCAGGTTCTTCTGCGGACAATGACCTCCTGACAATCGATGACAGTTTTGTTGACTATGGAAGATTTGAGAAATCTGCCAACGGACGAGATCTATATATATTTTCATATGAAGATAGTTCTAGCGCAAATATACTGTTGCAGGATTTCTTCGTCGGAGGTTCTTCGACGGTTGATCGGATCAGATTCTTTAATGGCGTTGAATGGGATCGGAACCAAATCATTGCAAATAGTGTTGCCAATCAGAATGCGGTCGCGGGAACTTCATCTTCAGACACGCTTTATGCCGATGACTGGCTTCCGGAAATAATCACGGGCGGTCTTGGAGACGACGTCATAGTAGGCGGGTATTCTGGCGGTGATGTATACATTTGGCAAAAAGGAGACGGGAACGATACGATCATCGATGAGGTCGATGGAGTATATGCCGACACGCTAAAGCTCGTGGACGTGGTTCCAACTGAAGTGACCTTACTCAGGAGTGGAGATAATCTGCAAGTCCGCATCAATGCGACTGGCGAGTTGATTACAATCCAGGGTCATTTCCTGGGCAACTTGGGTATTGGGGAAATTCTTTTCGCAGATAGTACCCTATGGCGACGTGCGGACATTAATGACCGTGCATACTACGAGGGAACGGCAGGCGCAGATACAATTGTCGGCAGTACAGGTGCCGACACCATGGTCGGCCTTGGCGGCAACGATACCTACACGGTCAATCACATCAATGACGTTGTGGTTGAAGCAATCAATGGTGGGACCGATACCGTCCTGGCTACTTACACCTATACGCTGGCAGCCAATTTGGAGAACTTAACGCTCGTCGGGTCTTTGGCAATCAACGGCACCGGCAACAGCATAGACAATATCCTCACAGGAAACGGGGCTGCCAATACCCTCTACGGTCTTGCTGGAAATGACACACTCGATGGGAAAGGTGGGGCTGACATCCTCATCGGTGGCGACGGAGACGATCTCTATTTGGTTGATAATTCCAATGATGTAGTCATCGAGGACGCGAGCGCGGGTATCGATACGGTTCATGCGTCAACCAGCTATACTCTATCGGCAAACGTAGAAAACGGGAGCCTCCTCGGAAGCAGTTCGATCAGCCTTACCGGCAATGCGCAATCAAACTCTATCGTTGGCAACAGTGGCAACAACGTACTGGCTGGATTGCAAGGCGCGGATACCCTTGACGGCGGCTCAGGGACCGATACTGCAAGCTATGCTGCTTCTGGTTCCGGTGTCAGCGTATCCCTGATGACGGGTGTTCATACCGGTGGGGATGCCGAGGGCGATACCCTTTTGAGTATCGAGAACATTACGGGTTCGGCTTTCGATGACATCATTGAGGGAAATGCCGGCACCAACGTCTTGAATGGTGGCGCGGGTGTCGACCTCCTGAGTTATGAAAATGCAACGGCTGGCATCACAATTAATATTGGCTCGACAAGCGCTCAGGCTACCGGCGGTGCGGGTACAGACACTGTCCTCGGTTTTGAGAATGTTCGTGGATCCTCTTTCAACGACACAATAACGGGAACGACCGGCGCAAACGTTATCACAGGCGGCGCGGGCGTTGATACGTTGTTGGGTAAGTCTGGCAGTGATCGATACATCCATCATTCAGGTGACGGAAACGACATTATCAACGACGATTCCAATTCGACGACCGACATCGACGTTCTCGATCTCTCTTATCTTTCGAGCGATGATGTTCTGCTGTCCCGAGTCGGTGTTGATCTCACCGTTCGGATTGTCGTGACTGGTGAAGCCATAACTGTTCGCAATCAGTTCTACTCCACCACTGCAAACTGGGGCGTTGAGCGGATTGAGTTCTCTGATGTCGCTTGGGATCTGGCTACGATCAAATCCAAGGCCTGGTTCCGGGGTACCTCTGCCGCGGAGACGATCAACGGGGCGGATACCAATGATATACTAGATGGGGGTGATGGCAACGACACGCTAGTTGGTGGGGTCGGGAATGACACCTACATCTATTCGGTTGGATACGCCAATGACATCGTCAGCGAGCGCGCGACAGGGGCGGATGTTGATACATTGCATCTCGTGGGTCTGGCTCAATCAGACGTTCGTTTTGAACGGCTGTCTACTGATGCCACAGACATCGTGGTTCGCATCATCTCTACTGGGGCAACAGTCACTCTTGACAACCAATTTGACCTCGAAGGTGGTGTGGAGCGTATACTATTTGGAGATGATACCTCTATTGGTGGGGAAGACTGGTCGTTTGACGCCCTGCTTCGCACATTGGCGGCCTTCTACGGAACTGCGGGCAATGACAGCATCACGACTGGCGCAGGTGTAGATCTTCTCCGCGGCCTGGAGGGTGACGACACGCTCAACGGGGGAACGGGCGCGGACATCCTGGAGGGAGGGCTCGGAAACGATACCTACATCGTTGATGATATCAATGATCTTATTATGGAACTGGCGGGAGAGGGAACTGACAATGTGCAGGCATCGGTCAGCTTCGCGTTGGGCTCTCATATTGAAAATCTTACTCTTACCGGATCGGCGGCTATCAGCGGCATGGGTAACGATCTGGCGAATGTCATAGTAGGAAATTCTGGAAACAACACCCTTGCAGGGTTGGGGGGAGCTGACAACATCAATGGCGGTAACGGCACTGATACCGTCACCTATGTCGCTTCGAACGCTGGCGTGACCGTCAATCTTCTCACTGTGACTGCGTCGGGGGAGACGCCGAAGGGGATTTGCTGACAAACGTCGAGAACCTTATCGGCTCACAATTCGCTGATGTGCTGACGGGGGGCTCGGGAGTCAACGTGCTCTCGGGTTTGGGAGGCGACGACACTCTTGATGGAGGTAGCGGCAACGACACCCTTGACGGTGGTGAAGGAGCAGATCTCCTTCGAGGCGGTGTCGGAAATGATACCTACGTCGTTGACGACGCCGGCGACAGCGTGGTTGAAAACGTCAGCGAAGGAACTGACTTGGTTCAGGCCTACGTTAGCTATGCTTTGGGCGACAACGTTGAAAATCTGACATTGCTTGGTTCGCTGGCCCTTAATGGCATAGGTAACGCCTTGGCGAACACCCTGACGGGCAACGAGGCGGAGAACGAGTTGTCAGGGGGAGATGGCAACGACACGCTCTATGGCATGGTTGGAGATGACACCCTCCGCGGTGGAGCAGGAAATGATACGCTCGATGGCGGAGTGGGAGCGGATGCCATGTATGGTGGCGCTGGTAACGACAGTTATGTTGTTGATCATCAGGGAGACACTCTCTTTGAGAACCAGAATGAAGGCACGGATTCTGTTTCGTCGTCAGTCACGTTCGTTCTGGGAGATAATTTCGAGAACCTGACGCTGACAGGTTCGGGTTCGATCAACGGCACTGGCAATGAGTTTGCCAACACGATCACAGGCAACAGCGCTGACAATTTCCTATCCGGGCTCGATGGGAACGACATCATCTCCGGCGGAAATGGCAACGATGTGCTCTTGGGCGGAGCCGGCAACGACACCTTGAACGGCGGCGTTGGTGTCGATCAAATGGGTGGCGGGGCAGGCAACGACAGCTATACCATCGATAACGTCGGAGATCAGGTTGTCGAGCTTCTGAACGAAGGTATTGATAGTGTATCTTCCTCCATCACCTACACATTGCAGGACAACTTCGAAAACCTGACGCTGACGGGATCAATTGCCATCAACGGGACAGGCAACGGTTTGGACAACACGTTGGTCGGGAACTCGGGAAACAATATCCTGAATGGTTTGGATGGTACTGACAGCCTCTCAGGAGGAAGCGGCAACGACACGCTCTGGGGTGGCGCTGGTAACGACACACTCAACGGCGGCGCTGGTGCCGATATGATGTACGGTGAAATTGGAGATGATAGTTACACAGTCGACAATGCCGGTGACGTAGTTACCGAACTTGCGGGTGAGGGCACCGACTCTGTGTCTTCGTCAATCACGTACATTCTTACCGATCATGTCGAGAACCTCACATTGACCGGATCCTCAGCGATAAACGGAACCGGGAACGCTCTGGAAAACTCGATCATCGGAAATAGTGGTGCCAACGTGATTGAGGGGGGTGGCGGTGCTGATATTCTCAACGGGGGTGGCGGTATCGACGTACTCAGCTATATTTCTTCGGGAAGCGGAGTTTCGGTCAATCTGCAAACGGCAGTTGTTAGCGATGGTGATGCACAAGGCGATGTTATTTCCAACTTCGAGAGCATCTGGGGTTCCCAATTTGGAGACATTCTCATAGGAAGTGCGGTCGCAAATTCGATCAATGGGCAGGGAGGCGACGACACCATCACCACGGGAGCGGGTAACGACGTCATCGTCTTCAGGCCGAATTTCGGCATGGACACGATTACCGATTTCCAGGCCGGAGCGGGAGCTTCCGATGTTCTTGAGTTCGACAGCAGCCTGTTTGCCGACTTCGAGGCCGTTCTGGCGGCCGCGGCACAAGTCGGGAACGATACCCTAATCACCTACGATGCCGGGAACGTGCTCACCTTGAAAAACGTAGCGCTCACAAGTCTGCATCAGGACGACGTTCGGATGATTGCCTAGGACCTGGACCGTGTCGATATCCATTGGAAGTGAAGCGCGGCGACCTCTGGTCGCCGCTGCCTTGAGGCAAACCCGCAAGGCATTCTTGAGCGTTGCTGTTGTCAGCGCCGTGACCAACATTCTCATGCTGACCGGTCCGCTGTTCATGATGCAGGTCTATGACCGGGTGTTGGCAAGCCGTAGTGTTCCAACGCTTGTCGCGCTCTCGATCCTTGCGGTCGGCCTTTATGTCTTCCTCGGTGTGCTGGAATTGATCCGTTCGCGTATCCTGGTGCGCATTGGGCAACAGCTTGAGGAGCAACTGGGTGGCCCGACCTTCGATGCGGTCATGGTCCTTCCACTGCGCATGTCGAGAAAGGAGGCGATATCCCAGCCTGTTCGCGATCTTGAGCAAATACGCCAGTTCATGGGCGGACCCGGGCCGGTCGCAATCTGCGACATGCCCTGGCTGCCGCTCTATCTCGCCATTCTCTTCCTGTTTCATCCGTATCTCGGATGGCTTGCGGTCGCCGGCGCGGCGATCCTCATTGTGCTCACCGTGGCGAGCGAGGCCATCTTGCGCCAGCCGATGTTAAGGATGAGCGGGTTGGCGGCGGCCAGATCTGATTTCCTCGAAGCAGGGCGTCGCAATGCCGAGGCCCTGCATGCGATGGGAATGCGTGAGGCATATTCGGCCAGATGGCATGATACCAACTCGAAATATCTGGAAGAGCAGCGTCGGAGCAATGACGCGACGACCAGCTTCTCCACGGTGTCCAAGATCTTCCGACTCGCCCTTCAATCCGCCGTGCTCGCGCTCGGAGCGTGGCTTGCGATAAAACAGCTTGCTTCACCCGGGGCGATGATTGCGTCCTCCATTCTGACATCGCGGGCGCTGGCTCCTATCGAACAGGCCATCGGCCAATGGCGCGGCTTCGTCAATGCCCGCCAAGCGCGGAACCGATTGCATCAGCTGCTTGAGAAGTTCCGGCAAAATGGCGATCGCATGGCCCTGCCGAAGCCGGAGCATTCGCTCGCGGTTGCAGGTCTTACGGTGGTGGCTCCCGGAACCCAGGCTCCCATCATCCGTGACGTGACCTTCAGCCTGCCGTCCGGCCATGGGCTCGGGATCATCGGTCCGAGCGGCTCGGGCAAATCGACGCTGGCCCGTGCCCTGGTCGGCATATGGCCTCCTGTCCGCGGATCAATCCGCCTTGACGGGGCGGAGATCGACCAGTGGGCTTCCGAGGCTCTTGGGCCGTCGATCGGCTACCTGCCCCAGGATGTCGAACTGTTCGACGGCACGATCGCGGAAAATATCAGCCGCTTTGGCGCGTCCGCCAAACCCGAGGCAATCATCGAGGCGGCAAAGCTTGCCGGCGCTCACGAGCTGATCCTGTCCATGCCTGACGGCTACGACACCCGTATCGGCATGGATGGCGCTGTGCTCTCGGCCGGGCAACGCCAGCGCGTCGGTCTTGCGCGAACGCTCTATGGCAATCCCTTCCTGATCGTTCTCGACGAGCCGAACGCTAATCTCGATGCCGAAGGTGAGACGGCCCTGACCAATGCGATCGTGGCCATTCGAGAAAAGGGCTCGATTGTGATCGTCATCGCACATAGGCCAAATGCCCTTGCGGCCGTTGATCATGTTCTGGTCGTGGCACAGGGAACCATGGTGACTTTCGGCCCTCGCGATGAGGTTCTGCGAAAAACGACGATGCGGGCCGTAGCGGAGAACTCATGAGCATGGTTGAGAGAAGTCCGGCAGCGCGGTCGATCCGGAACTATTCGATCGCCGCCGCAATCACCATTGTTGTTCTCCTGTTCGGCATGGGCGGATGGGCTGCGACGGCGAGGCTCTCGGGCGCTGTGATTGGCCAGGGAACCGTGGTCGTGGACGGCAACACTAAAAAGATCCAGCATCGTGAGGGCGGGATCGTCGGCAAAATCCTCGTGCGCAACGGATCACGGGTCAATGCCGGCGATCTGTTGATCCAGCTTGACGGCACCATTACCCGCGCCAACCTTGCAATCGTCGCCCAGCAGATCGACCAACTGACCGCCCGCCGTCTGCGCTTGGTCGCCGAGAGAGATAATGCATCCCAGATGGCTGCTCCTCCTGAGGT
The window above is part of the Rhizobium sp. ACO-34A genome. Proteins encoded here:
- a CDS encoding type I secretion system permease/ATPase, translated to MSIGSEARRPLVAAALRQTRKAFLSVAVVSAVTNILMLTGPLFMMQVYDRVLASRSVPTLVALSILAVGLYVFLGVLELIRSRILVRIGQQLEEQLGGPTFDAVMVLPLRMSRKEAISQPVRDLEQIRQFMGGPGPVAICDMPWLPLYLAILFLFHPYLGWLAVAGAAILIVLTVASEAILRQPMLRMSGLAAARSDFLEAGRRNAEALHAMGMREAYSARWHDTNSKYLEEQRRSNDATTSFSTVSKIFRLALQSAVLALGAWLAIKQLASPGAMIASSILTSRALAPIEQAIGQWRGFVNARQARNRLHQLLEKFRQNGDRMALPKPEHSLAVAGLTVVAPGTQAPIIRDVTFSLPSGHGLGIIGPSGSGKSTLARALVGIWPPVRGSIRLDGAEIDQWASEALGPSIGYLPQDVELFDGTIAENISRFGASAKPEAIIEAAKLAGAHELILSMPDGYDTRIGMDGAVLSAGQRQRVGLARTLYGNPFLIVLDEPNANLDAEGETALTNAIVAIREKGSIVIVIAHRPNALAAVDHVLVVAQGTMVTFGPRDEVLRKTTMRAVAENS